A genome region from Hymenobacter chitinivorans DSM 11115 includes the following:
- a CDS encoding TetR/AcrR family transcriptional regulator, whose amino-acid sequence MEIKDRILVAAIELFMRNGIRSVSMDDIATHLAMSKKTLYKWFENKDQIVLAVMQGRLNREEVDCEQAFATGSNAIEAMFNLVTWHKEMLASIHPSIFHDLQKYYPQAWLLFEQHKNTFILEKILANLRRGMEEGLYRPDLDVEVMARLHLAEIELMFNNTVFPPKQFGLQRVNVVMIEHYLTGISTLKGHRLINQYRNVTEPAE is encoded by the coding sequence ATGGAAATCAAGGACCGGATCTTAGTAGCTGCCATCGAGCTGTTCATGCGTAACGGCATCCGCAGCGTTTCAATGGACGACATTGCCACCCACCTGGCCATGTCTAAAAAGACCCTCTACAAATGGTTTGAGAATAAAGACCAAATCGTGCTGGCCGTGATGCAGGGCCGGCTGAACCGGGAGGAAGTGGATTGTGAGCAGGCTTTTGCCACCGGCTCCAACGCCATTGAGGCCATGTTCAACTTGGTGACCTGGCACAAGGAAATGCTGGCCAGCATTCACCCCAGCATCTTCCACGACCTGCAGAAATACTATCCCCAGGCCTGGCTGCTGTTCGAGCAGCACAAGAACACCTTCATCCTGGAGAAAATCCTGGCCAACCTGCGCCGGGGTATGGAAGAAGGCCTGTACCGCCCCGACCTGGACGTGGAGGTAATGGCCCGCCTGCACTTGGCCGAAATCGAGCTGATGTTCAACAACACCGTGTTTCCGCCCAAGCAGTTTGGCCTGCAGCGCGTCAACGTGGTCATGATTGAGCACTACCTGACGGGCATCTCCACACTTAAAGGCCACCGGCTTATCAATCAATACCGCAACGTGACCGAACCGGCCGAATAG
- a CDS encoding TolC family protein, translating into MKNTLRFLFLLAALAFIGIQQLLAQTPSTGQPVATSTPVQYSLQQAIDYALKNKSTLQATRINEQIAVARVGEIRSAGLPQVNVSAALTDNLKLQKSLVDFGAFAGGPGTLNGTTLTQEQLARVQRGETVTLTPAYTPVPATGPQPLAFGLQYAGNAAASASQMLFNGSYLLGLKAANVYKELSVKQTQQSEIDVVEQVSKAYYSTLVARERLALLSRNVQRLDTLLYQTKQTYKEGFVEKLDVDRLQVQVNNLKIEQQNAQRLIDLSVALLKFQMGLDQRQPVELTDRLDEAVIEAERGSLINLSDAFNYSNRIEYSVLETQRDLAVLDVRNRRSGYLPTLNLVGAYGFTGSDNTFGGLMEFRGPNSVSEKGFINQNWFGFGNIGLQLNIPVFDGFRKKYSIEQGKLAVEQVNKGFTTLQQSIDLQRAQTTTTLQNTLAVLGNQKANLELATNVARVAKIKFQEGVGSNLEVITAETDLRQAQTNYYAALYDALVAKVDYGKAAGTLGR; encoded by the coding sequence ATGAAAAATACGCTTCGCTTCTTGTTTCTGCTGGCGGCTCTGGCCTTCATCGGTATTCAGCAGCTTCTGGCCCAAACGCCTTCCACGGGCCAGCCCGTGGCCACTTCCACGCCCGTGCAGTATTCGCTGCAGCAGGCCATTGACTACGCCCTAAAGAACAAGTCGACGCTGCAGGCCACGCGCATCAACGAGCAGATTGCCGTGGCCCGGGTGGGCGAGATTCGCTCGGCCGGCCTGCCTCAGGTCAACGTGTCGGCGGCCCTGACCGACAACCTGAAGCTGCAGAAGTCCCTGGTCGATTTCGGCGCCTTTGCCGGCGGCCCCGGTACCCTGAACGGCACCACCCTCACCCAGGAGCAGCTGGCCCGGGTGCAGCGCGGCGAAACCGTAACCCTGACCCCGGCCTACACGCCCGTGCCCGCCACGGGCCCTCAGCCCCTGGCTTTCGGTCTGCAGTACGCCGGCAACGCCGCCGCTTCGGCTTCGCAGATGCTCTTCAACGGTTCCTACCTGCTGGGCCTCAAAGCCGCCAACGTTTATAAGGAGCTGTCGGTAAAGCAAACCCAGCAAAGCGAAATTGACGTGGTGGAGCAGGTGTCGAAAGCTTACTACAGCACGCTGGTAGCCCGCGAGCGGCTGGCCCTGCTCTCGCGCAACGTGCAGCGCCTCGACACGCTGCTCTACCAGACCAAGCAAACTTATAAGGAAGGCTTCGTGGAAAAGCTCGACGTGGACCGCCTGCAGGTGCAGGTCAACAACCTCAAGATCGAGCAGCAGAACGCCCAGCGCCTCATCGACCTGAGCGTGGCCCTGCTCAAATTCCAGATGGGCCTCGACCAGCGCCAGCCCGTGGAGCTCACCGACCGCCTCGACGAGGCCGTCATTGAAGCCGAGCGGGGCAGCCTGATCAACCTCAGCGACGCCTTCAACTACAGCAACCGCATCGAGTACTCGGTGCTCGAAACCCAGCGCGACCTAGCCGTGCTCGACGTGCGCAACCGCCGCTCGGGCTACCTGCCCACGCTCAACCTGGTGGGAGCCTATGGCTTCACCGGCTCGGACAACACCTTCGGGGGCCTGATGGAGTTTCGCGGCCCCAACTCGGTGAGCGAGAAAGGCTTTATCAACCAGAACTGGTTTGGCTTCGGCAACATTGGCCTGCAGCTCAACATTCCGGTGTTCGACGGCTTCCGCAAGAAGTACAGCATCGAGCAGGGCAAGCTGGCCGTGGAGCAGGTCAACAAGGGCTTTACCACCCTGCAACAAAGCATCGACTTGCAGCGGGCCCAAACCACCACGACCCTGCAAAACACGCTGGCCGTGCTCGGCAACCAGAAAGCCAACCTGGAACTGGCTACCAACGTGGCCCGCGTCGCCAAAATCAAGTTCCAGGAGGGCGTCGGCTCCAACCTGGAGGTTATTACGGCCGAAACCGACCTGCGCCAGGCCCAGACCAACTACTACGCGGCCCTCTACGACGCGCTGGTGGCCAAAGTCGACTACGGCAAGGCGGCCGGTACCCTGGGCCGCTAA